One segment of Asaia bogorensis NBRC 16594 DNA contains the following:
- the queG gene encoding tRNA epoxyqueuosine(34) reductase QueG — protein MSKSIEDRIADHARHLGFDAIGFCDATLPEEARTRLRQFVEDGRHGTMSWMEQRIDQRGDPKALWPEVRSVISLGLSYAPKADPAETLDQPDTGTISVYARHRDYHDVLKGMLKHLAQFVVRQDVGGDGTQVKVFVDTAPVMEKPLAEQAQLGWQGKHTNVVSRDHGSWLLLGEIYTTLDLTPSPPRAGSCGSCTRCLTACPTDAFPRPYALDARRCIAYLTIEHDGPIPVEFRKSMDNRIYGCDDCLNACPWNRFAATSRHMKLQPRADLMAPRLDDLARLDDAGFRSFFSGSPIKRIGRNRFVRNVLIALGNSRNTDHLALIETLTGDENPMVAEAAEWARAELLGNEDNE, from the coding sequence ATGAGCAAGAGCATCGAAGACCGCATCGCCGACCATGCGCGGCATCTCGGCTTCGATGCGATCGGGTTCTGTGACGCCACCCTGCCCGAAGAAGCCCGCACGCGGCTGCGCCAGTTCGTGGAAGACGGGCGCCACGGCACCATGAGCTGGATGGAACAGCGCATCGACCAGCGTGGCGACCCCAAGGCCCTTTGGCCCGAGGTCCGCAGCGTGATCTCACTCGGCCTGTCTTACGCACCAAAAGCCGATCCCGCCGAAACTCTGGACCAACCCGATACCGGCACGATCTCGGTCTATGCCCGCCATCGCGATTATCATGATGTGCTCAAGGGCATGCTCAAGCATCTGGCGCAATTCGTGGTCCGTCAGGATGTCGGTGGCGATGGCACACAGGTGAAGGTGTTTGTCGATACGGCGCCGGTTATGGAAAAGCCTCTGGCCGAGCAGGCCCAGCTTGGCTGGCAGGGCAAACATACCAATGTCGTCTCGCGCGATCATGGGTCATGGCTGCTTCTGGGTGAAATCTACACCACACTCGACCTCACCCCGTCACCACCACGCGCCGGGTCATGCGGCAGTTGTACGCGCTGCCTGACCGCCTGCCCCACCGACGCTTTTCCGCGCCCTTATGCGCTCGATGCGCGACGCTGCATCGCCTATCTCACCATCGAGCATGACGGGCCAATTCCAGTCGAATTTCGCAAGTCCATGGACAATCGCATCTATGGCTGCGACGACTGCCTGAATGCCTGCCCGTGGAACCGTTTTGCCGCGACCTCGCGCCATATGAAGCTCCAGCCCCGTGCCGATCTGATGGCGCCCCGGCTGGACGATCTGGCCCGTCTGGACGATGCCGGATTTCGCAGCTTTTTCTCCGGCTCGCCTATCAAGCGCATCGGCCGCAACCGCTTTGTGCGCAATGTTCTGATTGCGCTCGGGAATTCGCGCAACACTGACCATCTGGCCCTGATCGAAACCCTGACCGGGGACGAGAACCCGATGGTAGCTGAGGCGGCAGAATGGGCACGAGCCGAGTTGCTGGGTAACGAAGACAATGAGTGA